A window of Deltaproteobacteria bacterium contains these coding sequences:
- a CDS encoding response regulator has protein sequence MKSKILLVDDEENILKQMRWALEPDYEVFTTSDEGEAMTIFEQEKPPVVTLDLSLNPQNPADLGGMRLLDQMLSMAPVTRAIVITGNSDDVNAMNAVRLGALDYYAKPIRLEELKVMISRKITTQTTGGYLT, from the coding sequence GTGAAATCAAAAATCCTGTTGGTCGATGATGAGGAAAACATCCTCAAACAAATGCGCTGGGCTCTCGAGCCGGACTACGAAGTCTTCACCACTTCCGACGAGGGCGAAGCCATGACCATATTCGAGCAAGAGAAGCCGCCCGTCGTTACCCTGGACCTTTCGTTGAACCCGCAAAACCCCGCGGATCTGGGCGGTATGCGCTTGCTCGATCAAATGCTCTCCATGGCGCCGGTCACCCGCGCCATCGTCATCACCGGCAACAGTGACGATGTCAACGCCATGAACGCCGTGCGTCTCGGCGCTCTGGATTATTACGCCAAGCCGATTCGCCTGGAAGAACTAAAGGTAATGATCAGCCGGAAAATTACAACTCAAACGACGGGAGGTTATTTAACTTGA
- a CDS encoding nucleotide sugar dehydrogenase — protein sequence MEIAAAGFQVIGIDLDHNKINTLKQGKSYIQDVPEKTIAETVRSGKFTPTSDFSALANADTVSICVPTPLSKSRDPDISFILSATEEIRKYLHAGQLIVLESTTYPGTTDELIVPELETTGLKVGSDFFVAFSPERIDPGNVSFNTHNTPKIVGGITADCTEIARLFYSAFIQKVIPVSSTKCAEMVKLLENTFRSVNIGMVNELAMMCDLLGVDVYEVIDAAATKPFGFSAFYPGPGLGGHCIPIDPHYLAWKLKALNFQARFIGLAAEINGMMPSVVATMVADGLNRNSKSIRGSKIMILGVAYKRDVSDCRESPALDVMRLLSDKGALLSYNDPMVPTLRLGGSVLNSVEASAAEIAKQDCVIIITDHTVYNVEQIVEAAKLVIDTRNSTKHLHGYKDRIIKLGAGNNVPSSSAHDDEHDVMPARAVAR from the coding sequence ATGGAAATCGCCGCGGCGGGATTTCAGGTCATTGGCATCGATCTCGACCACAATAAGATTAACACGCTGAAACAAGGCAAGTCCTACATTCAGGACGTGCCGGAAAAAACCATTGCCGAAACGGTGCGCAGCGGCAAGTTTACGCCGACCTCCGATTTCAGCGCGCTGGCCAACGCCGACACAGTGAGCATTTGCGTACCCACGCCGCTGAGCAAGAGCCGCGATCCCGACATCTCGTTCATCCTTTCGGCCACCGAAGAGATTCGCAAATATCTTCACGCCGGCCAATTGATCGTCTTGGAGAGCACGACGTATCCAGGCACCACCGACGAGCTGATCGTGCCGGAACTCGAGACCACGGGACTGAAAGTCGGCAGCGACTTCTTCGTCGCCTTCTCACCGGAACGGATCGATCCTGGCAACGTCTCCTTCAACACCCACAATACGCCGAAGATCGTCGGCGGTATCACCGCCGACTGCACCGAGATCGCTAGACTGTTTTACTCGGCGTTCATCCAAAAGGTGATCCCGGTGAGCAGCACCAAGTGCGCCGAAATGGTCAAGCTGCTGGAAAACACTTTTCGCAGCGTCAACATCGGCATGGTCAATGAGTTGGCGATGATGTGCGATTTGCTTGGCGTCGACGTTTACGAAGTCATCGATGCCGCGGCGACCAAACCTTTCGGTTTCAGCGCCTTCTATCCGGGTCCGGGACTGGGCGGCCATTGCATTCCCATCGATCCCCATTACTTGGCGTGGAAACTCAAAGCGCTCAACTTTCAGGCCCGCTTCATCGGCCTCGCCGCCGAGATCAACGGCATGATGCCGTCGGTGGTCGCCACCATGGTGGCCGACGGTCTGAACCGCAACTCGAAAAGCATCCGCGGCTCGAAGATCATGATCCTCGGCGTCGCCTACAAGAGAGACGTCAGCGACTGCCGTGAGTCTCCTGCTCTCGACGTCATGCGCTTGCTCAGCGACAAAGGCGCGCTGCTTTCCTATAACGATCCGATGGTGCCAACACTGCGGCTTGGCGGCAGCGTGCTCAACTCCGTCGAGGCATCCGCGGCGGAGATCGCCAAACAAGACTGCGTGATCATCATCACCGATCACACGGTTTACAACGTCGAGCAGATCGTCGAAGCGGCGAAGCTAGTGATCGACACGAGAAATTCGACGAAACATTTGCATGGCTATAAAGATCGCATTATCAAATTGGGCGCCGGCAATAATGTGCCGTCGAGTT